A single Thermaerobacter sp. FW80 DNA region contains:
- a CDS encoding CTP synthase, with product MAKFIFVTGGVVSALGKGITAASLGRLLKARGLRVAIQKIDPYINVDAGTMSPLQHGEVFVTEDGAETDLDLGHYERFIDENVSRAHTVTTGQVYQAVIEKERRGDFLGGTVQVIPHITNEIKGRILSVAETSGADVVIVEIGGTVGDIEGLPYLEAIRQLRRDIGRDEVMYIHVTLVPYVGAAGELKTKPTQHSVKELRSIGIQPDAIVCRCERPLPRDVREKIALFCDVEPQAVISNPDVDTIYEVPLRLEEEGLGEIVVRRLGLPEREPDLRQWREMVDHIKHPDGQVRIAVVGKYVDLTDAYISVAEALGHGGIAHRVGVDIRWIHSEAVEEQGAERLLRDMHGILVPGGFGHRGVEGKIAAVRYAREHGVPFLGICLGLQCAVIEFARHVLGLAGAHSTEFDPATPHPVIDLMEEQKQVTNLGGTMRLGRYPCRLEPGSLVWELYGRQELIYERHRHRYEVNNAYRDRLNAAGLRTTGVWPEGDLVEVIELPGHPWFVGTQYHPELKSRPTRPHPLFAGFIRAAAERAGLRPVGAGARS from the coding sequence ATGGCCAAGTTCATCTTCGTGACGGGAGGCGTGGTCTCGGCCCTGGGCAAGGGCATCACCGCGGCCTCCCTGGGCCGCCTGCTCAAGGCCCGCGGGCTGCGGGTGGCCATCCAGAAGATCGACCCGTACATCAACGTGGACGCGGGGACGATGAGCCCGCTGCAGCACGGGGAGGTCTTCGTCACCGAGGACGGCGCCGAGACGGACCTGGACCTGGGGCACTACGAGCGGTTCATCGACGAGAACGTCTCCCGGGCCCACACGGTGACCACCGGACAGGTGTACCAGGCGGTGATCGAGAAGGAGCGGCGCGGGGACTTCCTGGGGGGCACCGTGCAGGTCATCCCCCACATCACCAACGAGATCAAGGGGCGCATCCTCTCGGTGGCGGAGACCAGCGGCGCCGACGTGGTGATCGTCGAGATCGGCGGCACGGTGGGCGACATCGAGGGCCTCCCCTATCTGGAGGCGATCCGTCAGCTGCGCCGCGACATCGGCCGCGACGAGGTGATGTACATCCACGTCACCCTGGTGCCGTACGTGGGGGCGGCGGGCGAGCTCAAGACCAAGCCCACCCAGCACAGCGTCAAGGAGCTGCGCAGCATCGGCATCCAGCCGGACGCCATCGTCTGTCGGTGCGAGCGGCCGCTGCCGCGGGACGTGCGGGAGAAGATCGCCCTCTTCTGCGACGTGGAGCCCCAGGCCGTCATCAGCAACCCGGACGTGGACACCATCTACGAGGTGCCCCTGCGCCTGGAGGAGGAGGGGCTGGGCGAGATCGTGGTCCGCCGGCTGGGCCTGCCCGAGCGGGAACCCGACCTGCGCCAGTGGCGCGAGATGGTGGACCACATCAAGCATCCCGACGGCCAGGTGCGCATCGCCGTGGTGGGCAAATACGTGGACCTGACGGACGCCTACATCAGCGTGGCCGAGGCGCTGGGCCACGGCGGCATCGCCCACCGGGTGGGGGTCGACATCCGCTGGATCCACAGCGAGGCGGTGGAGGAACAGGGGGCCGAGCGGCTCCTGCGGGACATGCACGGCATCCTGGTCCCGGGCGGCTTCGGCCATCGCGGCGTCGAGGGCAAGATCGCCGCGGTGCGCTATGCCCGGGAGCACGGGGTGCCGTTCCTGGGCATCTGCCTGGGCCTCCAGTGCGCGGTCATCGAGTTCGCCCGGCACGTGCTGGGACTCGCGGGGGCCCACAGCACGGAGTTCGACCCGGCGACGCCGCACCCCGTCATCGACCTGATGGAGGAACAGAAGCAGGTCACCAACCTGGGGGGCACCATGCGCCTCGGGCGCTACCCGTGCCGCCTGGAGCCGGGCTCGCTGGTCTGGGAGCTCTACGGTCGCCAGGAGCTGATCTACGAGCGCCACCGCCACCGGTACGAGGTCAACAACGCCTACCGCGACCGGCTCAACGCCGCCGGCCTGCGCACCACGGGGGTGTGGCCCGAAGGAGACCTGGTGGAGGTCATCGAATTGCCAGGGCATCCCTGGTTCGTCGGGACCCAGTACCACCCCGAGCTGAAGTCCCGCCCCACCCGTCCCCACCCGCTGTTCGCCGGGTTCATCCGCGCGGCGGCGGAGCGGGCGGGGCTGCGGCCCGTCGGGGCTGGCGCCCGCTCGTAG
- the argS gene encoding arginine--tRNA ligase — translation MAVDPVASARQQVRQALEAAAAAAVAAGELPQEVAPGSPSWRGVQVEVPRDPRHGDFASNAALVLASRAGRPPREVAEVVRRHLPGGAWLREVAVAGPGFLNFRLAEDWWREGLRAILQAGDAFGTTGVGGGQRVQVEFVSANPTGPLGVVNARAAALGDALARVLEAAGYRVEREFYLNDAGNQIRKLAQSVEARMRQELGQDAAIPEGGYPGEYVIDIARDLLAAEGPGLLDRPEEERWARMARFAVEAIVAQMRVQLARFGVEFDVWYPETRVRAEGYPERVLERLRQRDMVYERDGAVWLRSTAVGDDKDRVLVRRDGEYTYTLVDIAYHLTKWERGFERAIDIWGQDHHGHVVPMQAALRALGLPDGWFEVLLTQMVHLVRGGQAVRMSKRRGELVTMAEFLDEVDVDAARYFFLMRSPDTHLDFDLDLANLRSNENPVYYVQYAHARACGILRQAAAEAGLRPDPATDLSPLGDPSERDLARRLLDLPGEVAQAATAREPHRLTYYLKDVATLFHQFYTRCRVLGEEEPVARARLVLVDATRRVLARTLGLLGVSAPERM, via the coding sequence ATGGCGGTCGATCCCGTAGCCTCGGCACGGCAGCAGGTGCGCCAGGCGCTGGAGGCGGCGGCTGCCGCGGCGGTGGCCGCGGGGGAGCTGCCCCAGGAGGTGGCCCCGGGGAGCCCGAGCTGGCGCGGCGTCCAGGTGGAGGTGCCGCGGGATCCGCGCCATGGCGACTTCGCCAGCAACGCCGCGCTGGTCCTGGCAAGCCGTGCCGGGCGCCCGCCCCGGGAGGTGGCGGAGGTCGTGCGGCGCCATCTCCCGGGCGGCGCCTGGTTGCGCGAGGTCGCGGTGGCCGGCCCGGGCTTCTTGAACTTCCGGCTGGCCGAGGACTGGTGGCGGGAGGGGCTGCGGGCGATCCTCCAGGCCGGCGACGCCTTCGGCACCACCGGCGTCGGCGGTGGCCAGCGGGTCCAGGTGGAGTTCGTCAGCGCCAACCCGACGGGACCGCTGGGCGTGGTCAACGCGCGGGCGGCGGCGCTGGGCGACGCCCTGGCGCGGGTGCTGGAGGCGGCGGGGTACCGGGTCGAGAGGGAGTTCTACCTCAACGACGCCGGCAACCAGATCCGCAAGCTGGCCCAGTCGGTGGAGGCGCGCATGCGCCAGGAGCTGGGCCAGGACGCGGCAATCCCGGAGGGCGGCTATCCCGGCGAGTACGTGATCGACATCGCCCGCGACCTGCTGGCCGCCGAGGGACCCGGGCTGCTGGATCGCCCGGAGGAGGAGCGCTGGGCGCGCATGGCCCGCTTCGCCGTGGAGGCGATCGTGGCCCAGATGCGGGTGCAGCTGGCGCGCTTCGGCGTGGAGTTCGACGTCTGGTATCCCGAGACGCGGGTGCGGGCCGAGGGCTACCCCGAGCGGGTCCTGGAGCGGTTGCGGCAGCGGGACATGGTCTACGAGCGGGACGGCGCCGTCTGGCTGCGTTCGACCGCCGTGGGCGACGACAAGGACCGGGTGCTGGTCCGCCGGGACGGCGAGTACACCTACACCCTGGTGGACATCGCCTATCACCTGACCAAGTGGGAGCGGGGGTTCGAGCGCGCCATCGACATCTGGGGGCAGGACCACCACGGCCATGTGGTGCCGATGCAGGCGGCCCTGCGCGCCCTGGGCCTGCCCGACGGCTGGTTCGAGGTGCTGCTGACCCAGATGGTCCACCTGGTGCGCGGGGGCCAGGCGGTGCGCATGTCCAAGCGCCGCGGCGAGCTGGTGACCATGGCGGAGTTCCTGGACGAGGTGGACGTCGACGCGGCCCGGTACTTCTTCCTGATGCGCTCGCCCGACACGCACCTGGACTTCGACCTGGACCTGGCCAACCTCCGCTCCAACGAGAACCCGGTGTACTACGTCCAGTACGCCCATGCCCGGGCCTGCGGCATCCTGCGCCAGGCCGCGGCCGAGGCGGGCCTGCGGCCCGACCCGGCCACCGACCTGAGCCCCCTGGGCGACCCGTCGGAGCGCGACCTGGCGCGGCGGCTGCTGGACCTGCCCGGCGAGGTGGCGCAGGCGGCGACCGCGCGCGAGCCCCACCGGCTGACGTACTACCTGAAGGACGTGGCCACCCTCTTCCACCAGTTCTACACCCGCTGCCGGGTGCTGGGCGAGGAGGAGCCCGTGGCCCGGGCGCGGCTGGTCCTGGTGGACGCCACCCGCCGGGTCCTGGCGCGGACGCTGGGCCTGTTGGGGGTGTCGGCACCCGAGCGCATGTGA
- the speB gene encoding agmatinase: MDDEPATGPWERPGRFVAAEADYDAAVWVVAGAPLELTVSYRPGTRWGPTRIREASHSLETYSPELDRDLEDLAVHDAGDVVLPLGNLGQSLARIEAALRRPVADGKRVLLLGGEHLVTLAAVNAVLDRYPDLVVVQFDAHADLRDRYLGEPYSHATVMRRVLDLVGTGRLWQLGPRSGLREEFQLARQEGRLFHDVGEGAEALARELAGPLRGVPVYLTVDIDVLDPAVAPGTGTPEPGGPDFGVLQRALYRLARAGARVVAADLVEAAPPLDPSGRTEVVAAKLAREILLAFSREVAR, translated from the coding sequence ATGGACGATGAGCCGGCCACCGGCCCCTGGGAGCGGCCAGGACGCTTCGTGGCCGCGGAGGCCGACTACGACGCCGCCGTCTGGGTGGTCGCCGGGGCTCCCCTGGAGCTGACCGTCAGCTACCGGCCCGGGACCCGGTGGGGACCGACCCGCATCCGCGAGGCGTCGCACAGCCTGGAGACCTACAGCCCGGAGCTGGACCGCGACCTGGAGGACCTGGCCGTCCACGACGCGGGCGACGTGGTCCTGCCGCTGGGCAACCTGGGGCAGAGCCTGGCCCGCATCGAGGCGGCGCTGCGCCGACCCGTCGCCGACGGGAAGAGGGTGCTCCTGCTGGGCGGCGAGCACCTGGTGACCCTGGCGGCGGTGAACGCGGTCCTGGATCGCTACCCGGACCTGGTGGTGGTCCAGTTCGACGCCCACGCCGACCTGCGTGACCGGTACCTGGGCGAGCCCTACTCCCACGCGACCGTGATGCGGCGGGTCCTGGACCTGGTGGGGACGGGCCGCCTTTGGCAGCTGGGGCCGCGGTCGGGCCTGCGCGAGGAGTTCCAGCTGGCGCGGCAGGAGGGGCGGCTCTTCCACGACGTCGGCGAGGGGGCGGAGGCGCTGGCGCGGGAGCTGGCCGGCCCGCTGCGGGGGGTGCCGGTCTACCTGACGGTGGACATCGACGTGCTGGACCCGGCGGTGGCGCCCGGCACGGGCACGCCGGAGCCTGGGGGGCCGGACTTCGGCGTGCTGCAGCGGGCCCTCTACCGGCTGGCGCGCGCCGGGGCGCGGGTGGTGGCAGCCGATCTGGTCGAAGCGGCGCCGCCCCTGGATCCCAGCGGGCGCACGGAGGTCGTCGCGGCGAAGCTGGCCCGGGAGATCCTGTTGGCGTTCTCGCGGGAGGTGGCGCGGTGA
- the speE gene encoding polyamine aminopropyltransferase: MQVWFTEDQTANLRISVRVRQVLHCERSPFQEVMVLDTVEFGRMLVLDDVIQTSQRDEFAYHEMMAHVPLFAHPDPRRVLVIGGGDGGVLREVLRHPTVEEAHLAEIDRRVVEVARRYLPELNAFDDPRARVFFADGIRHVEERPDTYDVIIVDSTDPVGPAVALFGTDFHRAVFRALRPGGIFVQQSESPFFNRDLIRRVQASLRTVFPVTALYWGVVPTYPGGLWTYSVATRGPDPRAPRDGAWEALRLATRYYTPEVHRAAFVLPPFVADLLQSGAPTEEAADRLPDRPGRVGQAGATGAEGSPVAPPGRPAAEGR; this comes from the coding sequence GTGCAGGTCTGGTTCACGGAGGATCAAACGGCGAATCTGCGCATCTCGGTGCGCGTGCGGCAGGTCCTGCACTGCGAGCGCAGCCCGTTCCAGGAGGTCATGGTCCTGGACACGGTGGAGTTCGGCCGCATGCTGGTCCTGGACGACGTGATCCAGACCTCGCAGCGGGACGAGTTCGCCTACCACGAGATGATGGCCCACGTGCCGCTCTTCGCCCACCCCGACCCGCGCCGGGTGCTGGTGATCGGCGGAGGCGACGGGGGCGTCCTGCGGGAGGTCCTGCGCCACCCGACGGTGGAGGAGGCCCACCTGGCCGAGATCGACCGGCGGGTGGTGGAGGTGGCCCGGCGGTACCTGCCCGAGCTCAACGCCTTCGACGATCCCCGGGCGCGCGTCTTCTTCGCCGACGGCATCCGCCACGTGGAGGAGCGCCCCGACACCTACGACGTGATCATCGTGGACTCCACCGATCCCGTGGGGCCCGCGGTGGCCCTCTTCGGCACCGACTTCCATCGGGCGGTGTTCCGCGCCCTGCGGCCGGGCGGCATCTTCGTCCAGCAGTCGGAGTCGCCCTTCTTCAACCGCGACCTGATCCGCCGCGTCCAGGCATCGCTCCGGACGGTGTTCCCCGTCACGGCCCTCTACTGGGGCGTGGTCCCCACGTATCCCGGGGGTCTGTGGACCTACAGCGTGGCCACCCGCGGTCCCGACCCGCGGGCGCCTCGGGATGGCGCCTGGGAGGCCCTGCGACTGGCGACGCGGTACTACACGCCGGAGGTCCATCGCGCCGCCTTCGTGCTGCCTCCCTTCGTGGCCGACCTGCTGCAGTCCGGCGCGCCGACGGAGGAGGCGGCGGACCGCCTCCCCGACCGGCCGGGGCGGGTGGGCCAGGCGGGCGCGACGGGTGCCGAGGGATCTCCGGTCGCTCCGCCCGGGCGCCCCGCAGCCGAGGGGCGTTGA
- a CDS encoding pyruvoyl-dependent arginine decarboxylase: MLPTPKKVTVVAGSGEGDHKLTAFDNALLAAGIGNLNLIKVSSILPPECELVERLDIPPGSLTPTAYGSLVSDVKGDRIAAAVAVGFSDRDYGTIMEYSGHCSREEAERAVRAMVEEAFRRRGMALRDVRVAATEMVVGDRPGAVVAAAVLWY; encoded by the coding sequence TTGCTTCCCACACCGAAGAAGGTCACGGTCGTGGCGGGCAGCGGCGAGGGCGACCACAAGCTGACCGCGTTCGACAACGCCTTGTTGGCCGCCGGCATCGGCAACCTCAACCTGATCAAGGTCTCCAGCATCCTGCCACCGGAGTGCGAGCTGGTCGAGCGGCTGGACATCCCGCCGGGGTCCCTGACCCCCACGGCCTACGGCAGCCTGGTCAGCGACGTCAAGGGCGACCGCATCGCCGCGGCGGTGGCGGTGGGCTTCTCCGATCGCGACTACGGGACGATCATGGAGTATTCCGGGCACTGCTCGCGCGAAGAGGCGGAACGTGCGGTTCGCGCCATGGTGGAAGAGGCCTTCCGGCGGCGGGGCATGGCCCTGCGGGACGTCCGGGTGGCGGCGACGGAGATGGTGGTCGGCGACCGTCCGGGCGCGGTGGTGGCCGCCGCCGTCCTGTGGTACTGA